In one Rhodothermaceae bacterium genomic region, the following are encoded:
- a CDS encoding nuclear transport factor 2 family protein produces the protein MNLYCPTQHHVSNQKTVSPPGIVALLVVSRPCAWVAPGWQNIVLRVRLYLVVVQVNQSEREEDCPALDPGPFPAQSRDPDGREVLGGNQPGAALRCLCPRLRYPPTGYLENDLPGQRHAPKASKPAALLRSIPPVGVLQKVVCSGAFILLTSLYLSRNNVVRASCARISKCRYAGPFFVGWRDIIIIHCNARGVAMFRSILFLGTILLTGLVIGCSATQESDIQNLLQMQQDAWNAGDIETFMQGYLNSDSLRFVGSGGEVRGWQSTLDRYHRAYPDREAMGTLSFDLREIRMLGRRHAMIFGAYTLERDNDQPTGLFTLIAEYTEDGWRIIHDHTSADPIDYQNLE, from the coding sequence ATGAACCTGTACTGTCCAACTCAACATCATGTCTCCAACCAGAAAACAGTCTCGCCCCCAGGGATCGTCGCTCTGTTGGTAGTATCACGGCCGTGCGCCTGGGTAGCACCAGGTTGGCAAAATATCGTTTTGCGCGTTCGTTTGTATCTGGTGGTGGTGCAAGTGAATCAATCCGAACGAGAAGAAGACTGTCCAGCCCTAGATCCAGGACCATTTCCCGCACAGAGTCGCGACCCAGACGGGAGAGAAGTGCTCGGAGGGAATCAACCTGGTGCAGCGTTACGCTGTCTGTGTCCGCGACTGCGATATCCCCCCACAGGCTACCTCGAGAATGATCTCCCTGGGCAGCGGCATGCGCCAAAAGCATCCAAACCAGCAGCGCTCCTGCGGAGTATACCACCAGTTGGCGTACTGCAAAAAGTCGTCTGTTCAGGTGCATTTATCCTGTTGACGAGCCTATACTTGTCCCGTAATAATGTAGTCCGTGCCTCTTGTGCTCGTATCAGTAAATGCAGATATGCAGGTCCTTTTTTTGTAGGTTGGAGAGATATAATTATTATTCATTGCAACGCGAGGGGAGTAGCCATGTTCAGATCCATACTTTTTCTGGGGACAATCCTCCTGACAGGCTTGGTCATCGGCTGTTCGGCTACACAGGAAAGTGATATCCAAAATCTGCTGCAAATGCAGCAGGACGCATGGAATGCCGGAGATATTGAAACGTTTATGCAGGGATACCTTAACAGTGACAGCCTTCGCTTTGTTGGGTCAGGGGGAGAAGTTCGGGGTTGGCAATCCACGTTGGATAGATACCACCGGGCGTACCCTGATCGGGAAGCAATGGGGACACTGTCGTTTGATCTCCGGGAAATTCGTATGCTTGGTCGTAGGCATGCAATGATTTTTGGTGCTTACACATTAGAACGGGATAATGATCAACCCACAGGGCTATTTACATTAATCGCTGAATATACTGAAGATGGCTGGCGTATCATCCATGATCACACATCTGCAGATCCAATCGACTACCAGAATTTAGAATGA
- the sprA gene encoding cell surface protein SprA: protein MHLNRRLFAVRQLVVYSAGALLVWMLLAHAAAQGDHSRGSLWGDIAVADTDSVTLHQVDSLRALLSRLGRDSVREMVLDLGLDSLLLVRIDSLAPPPDTNERAKRYFANLVLPRRTAVILPTERRSLGARLFSGWRHDVELDSTGSFYTITERVAGEDVRHSLRVSREQYQAERFSQNLDRNWHTLLQRRRDLQERQRRGLGLSISVPGGRQSGFTTIFGKNEVDLRVNGSADIRPAFIYEKTAQQAIIGRGSQLTPEFRMDLRLGVTGTIGDKMKVNVDWDTNRDFDFQNQLELIYTGYEDEIIQSIEAGNVFLQTPSSLIRGGQSLFGIKSEFQLGALRLTTVASQQKGQSNSLSLDGGAETSSFSRRPTDYSQRKYYFLSYYFRNRWNEALSDPPNIILDAVFSHITDIEVWKLTPVSPEEQNVRQVVAVVDLGEPEAIIRDANRYTQERHPNSNLDQYDAAELQNQLRAGEAVPQDYLESAAMQQPLTTVDYQIGQFKKLELGRDYDLDEGLGFISLRQSIQESEALAVSFRYLAGGSEIQVGDFSSQTGGGDNSQIGDRLVLKLLKPVNLQQPANLGEANELNPAAWHLEMRNIYELTRGLLPTDFTLDISFEPPGQAATQTIPGITGQQTLIQVLGLDRLNEDGAQKPDNLFDFLPNYTIIPGDGLLIFPYLEPFGQRIETLIDASGLNDEEKAEAKELYVFKELYTQKRLNATRNTAKNVYLIEGSHRGGIPSFYDLKAYSGLVEGSVRVTSGGTVLTEGIDYIVDYLGGTVTIINTSYLVAGRDIAIDYEENAFINLQQKTLLGARLEYLPRDEISVGGTIMRLSQKSLTDKFRVGDEPISNMIWGLDSRLQLTPQWLTRAIDWLPLVQTKEPSSIAVVGEFAQLRPSHVLTNAFKDQRRELRKDGRDFYSDETQGISYVDDFEGFENLISLARQGAWLLSSAPVIGVQEEMGGTEIDLSNDGRAVLGWYTLNASSLEKFSGDITPAVDLVTPQQVFPNREILQSERILPTLDLYFTPHGRGPYNYNRDLGRFLDNPREAWGGMTQRLTEGNTDFTSKNIEFVEFVMRVYPESGQTDPQAKLIVDMGRISEDVIPDNKLNTEDGLSLSEVGIVGSLARLSTGQQNQKINPIDANERITEDLGLDGLPSFPDNKFEHEGGAGTEQFVFAEFLESLENTVSVRYPEILAREKAKALLDPSADDYYYFLNNSFFGNNRFFPGGATIQERFTRFFPGHELNSFDAHSKLGPSGEDNGNSRIPDTEDINLNSASDTENSYFQYEVPLNLGILDNLAQPENTDDYVINEIKSSGGAGTGWFLIRIPVKNFTRRVGDIQDFTLMESIRIWTTGHTSPITIRFATLELVGSQWRASEVVNATDADGEMIPPEDPITGARISIESVNNEESPSYEIPKGAVRNRVREAQSNTIRDAREQAMVIRASNLLPNRQLAVFHTYTSAQDLLRYKNLRMFVHLDGEINNRPLEAEDRGALKFFIRLGGNEDSDYYEYEQSLTASPLSELPADSEQRSDFLWRTNQPNPDPDGEAFIDLNSVNILLSSLNQMKFLRDTYVDESGDGYDPNEVFWSDINANFQSTIAEFAPPGTRIGVRGTPSLDRITTIVIGIRNVSEQEEVLNEANVWVNELRVSGYDQEVGYAAYGTADIKLADLARVKVSLRAQSDGFGALSSTLADREQLNIQNWTVNSQLSVDKFIPERYGWTLPVSMEMKENSRLPRFDPNRGDIRVTSLQDAIAADSTLTSSEIAIRQQQIREEAQTFSKTTSYTTRVSKSGARSRLVRNTLDGLSFSYSYSDTKTRTPTQSFRNSWRWSTSFGYRLQIRNPRVLRLFSWLEGVPVLGLLSNIGLNYLPSSLDYSLSANRALSSSKQRADPSRQRSSDLPLDVQFPVRAQHQFSHSRDFSFQYSPFSFLDLGIQSSTDQSLNAIGVDTLYSVILIDSTGAESQLDDTNLASLIQEGVIDDSQVGVSAFELTHLQPRKFGQVFRQALGGSVPGAPNIRPESYSSRFNATFRPRLQRYRALSWIQIQDIGYSTNFDWSNGSVGSNTGARTRLTTTIRGGLTLRPQDLIRKLGFYQRLEEAQRAAASEAQAQRQIREQERARRREERRRELERRREERRQEQEREAEQEEEGVPIAEQGEEEVPITEQDEEEVPIADPPVNQPIPDPAELQTENPTRTSRIRFPQSLTPKALTRRLLLALTGIQDLSLTYNGTRNTSANNVGVLDELGDVQVHYSLYDAVFNDQGPSLRYRLGLDRTITPEQGRVIDERFQVTDALNDADRWAGRVSLNLSSQMRITLNWRMEETRRENLTYRILDNGQPGADTTRTSDVTVSAWSFTASYQDLFQSQLNQYRSDCGAACSSDGPLPDTLESTVLTNRLVYRDFQSSYLVFGSTGNMPFPLPGWSLSYSGIAKWPLIRRIFQNATLRHSYASSFSADFRSNLRGGQPDNFYLGEGPLIAFTIPQEEVDAVRINERFQPLIAVDLSFRGNIQTSIAWNKTNSYSLSTTNNVVNENRSNEISLTASWAKSGLRLPFIRRTLNNRINFSLSLSRIANDDRSFYIRRAMEVAAVDPEFNVSDVLEEPYVDVLTSTSRIQAQPKIAYQFSNVVSADVFVQYEDFIGDSRRLPYTTINGGFNLRVNFSH from the coding sequence ATGCACCTGAACAGACGACTTTTTGCAGTACGCCAACTGGTGGTATACTCCGCAGGAGCGCTGCTGGTTTGGATGCTTTTGGCGCATGCCGCTGCCCAGGGAGATCATTCTCGAGGTAGCCTGTGGGGGGATATCGCAGTCGCGGACACAGACAGCGTAACGCTGCACCAGGTTGATTCCCTCCGAGCACTTCTCTCCCGTCTGGGTCGCGACTCTGTGCGGGAAATGGTCCTGGATCTAGGGCTGGACAGTCTTCTTCTCGTTCGGATTGATTCACTTGCACCACCACCAGATACAAACGAACGCGCAAAACGATATTTTGCCAACCTGGTGCTACCCAGGCGCACGGCCGTGATACTACCAACAGAGCGACGATCCCTGGGGGCGAGACTGTTTTCTGGTTGGAGACATGATGTTGAGTTGGACAGTACAGGTTCATTCTATACGATCACAGAGCGTGTAGCTGGAGAAGATGTCCGACATTCCCTCCGGGTTAGTCGCGAACAATACCAGGCCGAGAGGTTCTCCCAAAATCTTGACCGCAACTGGCACACCCTCCTTCAGCGCCGGAGAGATCTACAAGAACGACAGCGTCGGGGACTTGGCCTGTCAATCTCTGTGCCGGGAGGCCGCCAAAGTGGTTTTACCACCATTTTTGGTAAAAATGAAGTGGACCTCCGCGTCAATGGAAGTGCGGATATTCGGCCCGCATTCATCTACGAGAAAACTGCACAACAGGCAATCATTGGACGAGGGTCACAACTAACACCAGAGTTTCGGATGGACCTGCGATTGGGGGTTACCGGAACGATTGGGGACAAAATGAAAGTCAATGTCGACTGGGACACCAACCGCGATTTCGATTTTCAGAACCAGCTGGAACTGATCTACACCGGATACGAAGATGAAATCATCCAAAGTATCGAGGCCGGGAATGTCTTCTTGCAAACCCCCTCCAGCCTCATTCGGGGTGGACAAAGCCTGTTTGGAATCAAATCTGAATTCCAGCTCGGAGCACTGCGCCTCACGACCGTCGCCAGCCAGCAGAAGGGGCAATCAAATTCGCTCTCTCTCGATGGTGGTGCTGAGACATCCAGCTTTAGCCGCCGACCCACAGATTACAGTCAACGGAAGTACTATTTTCTCAGTTACTACTTCCGTAACCGCTGGAATGAGGCGCTAAGTGATCCTCCCAACATTATCCTGGATGCTGTTTTTTCACACATTACGGATATTGAAGTCTGGAAATTGACCCCGGTTTCCCCAGAAGAGCAGAACGTTCGGCAGGTCGTCGCTGTCGTGGACCTGGGTGAGCCGGAAGCAATCATTCGCGATGCAAATCGCTATACCCAGGAACGTCACCCAAACAGCAACCTGGACCAGTACGACGCAGCGGAATTACAGAATCAATTACGTGCAGGCGAAGCCGTACCGCAGGACTACCTTGAGAGTGCTGCCATGCAGCAACCTCTGACCACCGTTGACTACCAGATCGGACAATTCAAAAAACTTGAACTCGGTCGTGACTATGATCTGGACGAAGGCCTAGGATTCATTAGCCTACGACAAAGTATTCAGGAGAGCGAAGCACTGGCCGTATCCTTCCGCTACCTCGCGGGCGGATCAGAGATTCAGGTTGGCGACTTTTCCAGCCAGACCGGCGGTGGCGACAATAGCCAGATTGGAGATCGCCTTGTACTGAAGCTACTGAAACCGGTGAACCTCCAACAACCCGCAAACCTGGGGGAAGCGAATGAGCTCAATCCAGCAGCCTGGCACCTGGAAATGCGGAATATCTATGAGCTTACTCGAGGCCTGCTACCCACCGATTTTACTCTGGATATCAGCTTCGAGCCGCCTGGACAAGCTGCCACCCAAACGATCCCGGGGATCACCGGACAACAGACACTTATCCAAGTTCTCGGTCTTGACCGGCTCAATGAAGATGGTGCTCAAAAACCAGATAACTTATTTGACTTTCTACCAAACTACACCATCATTCCCGGAGATGGATTATTGATTTTTCCCTACCTGGAGCCATTCGGCCAGAGGATCGAGACCCTGATTGATGCCAGTGGGCTGAATGATGAAGAAAAAGCTGAGGCAAAAGAGCTTTATGTATTCAAAGAACTGTATACGCAAAAGCGCCTGAACGCCACTCGAAATACAGCAAAAAATGTCTACCTGATTGAAGGATCCCACAGAGGGGGGATTCCCTCCTTCTATGACCTCAAGGCCTATTCCGGCCTCGTTGAAGGATCTGTACGAGTCACCTCAGGTGGCACCGTGCTTACGGAAGGAATAGACTATATCGTGGACTATCTGGGTGGAACGGTGACCATTATAAACACCTCCTACCTGGTCGCTGGCCGAGACATTGCGATCGATTACGAAGAAAACGCATTTATCAATCTTCAGCAGAAAACGCTTCTTGGAGCCCGGCTCGAATATCTTCCGAGAGACGAGATTTCTGTGGGTGGAACCATCATGCGGCTGAGTCAAAAATCACTCACCGATAAGTTTCGCGTTGGAGATGAGCCAATCTCCAACATGATTTGGGGGTTGGATTCCCGTCTTCAACTGACCCCTCAGTGGCTCACACGGGCAATTGACTGGCTTCCGCTCGTTCAAACGAAGGAGCCCAGCTCCATCGCTGTCGTTGGAGAATTTGCCCAGTTACGTCCCAGTCATGTACTCACGAATGCTTTCAAGGACCAAAGGCGAGAGCTCCGAAAGGATGGTCGAGATTTTTACTCCGACGAAACTCAGGGAATTTCCTACGTGGACGATTTTGAGGGGTTTGAAAACCTGATCTCGCTCGCTCGTCAGGGGGCATGGCTGCTCAGCAGCGCCCCCGTCATTGGTGTTCAGGAAGAGATGGGAGGAACCGAAATCGATCTGAGCAATGATGGCCGTGCAGTTTTGGGCTGGTACACACTGAATGCCTCATCTCTGGAGAAGTTTAGCGGTGATATCACTCCTGCTGTAGATCTCGTGACTCCGCAACAGGTATTCCCGAATCGAGAAATACTTCAGAGCGAACGAATCCTGCCCACACTTGACCTCTATTTTACCCCACATGGGCGCGGCCCCTACAACTATAACCGTGACCTTGGACGCTTTCTGGACAATCCACGCGAAGCATGGGGAGGGATGACACAGCGCCTGACCGAAGGAAACACCGACTTCACCTCAAAAAATATTGAATTTGTCGAGTTTGTAATGCGGGTATACCCTGAATCGGGACAGACCGATCCTCAGGCAAAGCTGATCGTTGATATGGGCCGTATCAGTGAAGATGTGATCCCGGATAATAAACTCAACACAGAAGATGGCCTTTCGCTGTCAGAAGTCGGAATTGTTGGATCATTGGCGAGGTTGTCTACTGGACAACAGAATCAAAAAATCAACCCGATTGATGCAAATGAACGTATCACCGAGGATCTCGGGCTGGACGGCCTCCCCTCATTCCCCGATAACAAGTTCGAGCACGAAGGGGGAGCCGGAACAGAACAGTTTGTGTTCGCGGAATTCCTCGAATCTCTAGAGAATACCGTCAGTGTCCGATATCCTGAAATACTCGCCCGAGAAAAAGCAAAGGCACTCCTGGATCCTTCTGCCGACGACTATTATTATTTCCTGAACAACAGTTTTTTTGGCAATAATCGGTTCTTTCCCGGTGGCGCAACGATTCAGGAACGCTTCACTCGATTTTTTCCTGGACACGAATTGAATTCCTTTGATGCCCATAGTAAGCTGGGACCTTCGGGAGAAGACAACGGGAATTCACGCATACCGGACACAGAAGATATTAATCTGAATTCTGCTTCTGATACGGAAAACAGCTACTTCCAGTACGAAGTGCCACTCAATCTCGGGATCCTGGATAATCTGGCCCAACCCGAGAACACGGACGATTATGTGATCAACGAGATTAAGTCTTCCGGTGGCGCGGGGACTGGATGGTTCCTGATTCGGATTCCCGTCAAGAATTTTACCCGCCGTGTAGGGGATATTCAAGACTTCACACTTATGGAATCCATCCGCATCTGGACAACCGGACATACCTCCCCCATCACCATACGCTTTGCGACCCTCGAACTGGTTGGCAGCCAGTGGAGAGCAAGTGAGGTGGTCAATGCAACGGACGCAGATGGAGAGATGATTCCTCCTGAGGATCCGATTACGGGGGCACGCATCAGTATCGAAAGCGTGAATAATGAAGAAAGCCCCAGTTACGAAATCCCAAAGGGGGCGGTCAGGAATCGTGTACGTGAAGCGCAGTCGAATACGATTCGAGATGCCAGAGAGCAAGCAATGGTTATTCGTGCAAGCAATCTTCTGCCAAATCGACAATTGGCAGTCTTCCACACCTACACCTCGGCACAGGACCTACTCCGATACAAGAACCTGCGCATGTTTGTACACCTGGATGGCGAGATTAATAACCGGCCTCTTGAAGCAGAAGACCGGGGAGCCCTGAAATTTTTTATCCGACTTGGGGGCAATGAAGACTCCGACTATTATGAATATGAACAGTCCCTGACCGCCAGCCCACTCAGTGAACTCCCCGCCGATTCGGAGCAAAGATCCGATTTTCTATGGCGTACGAATCAGCCAAACCCCGATCCGGACGGGGAGGCATTCATTGATCTCAATTCCGTGAATATCTTGCTGAGCTCTCTGAACCAAATGAAGTTTCTGCGTGACACATACGTGGATGAATCTGGGGACGGATATGATCCCAACGAAGTGTTCTGGAGTGACATAAATGCAAACTTTCAATCAACCATTGCGGAGTTTGCTCCTCCAGGCACACGAATTGGAGTCCGCGGGACACCGAGCCTTGATCGAATTACTACGATCGTAATTGGTATTCGAAACGTGTCGGAGCAAGAGGAGGTGTTGAATGAGGCAAATGTGTGGGTCAATGAACTACGTGTGTCTGGATACGATCAGGAAGTAGGGTATGCAGCTTATGGTACAGCGGACATCAAATTGGCAGATCTGGCACGCGTTAAGGTATCTCTACGAGCACAATCGGATGGTTTTGGTGCGCTCTCCAGTACTCTAGCTGATCGGGAACAACTCAATATCCAGAACTGGACCGTCAACTCCCAGCTGAGCGTTGACAAGTTTATCCCGGAACGGTACGGATGGACATTACCTGTCAGTATGGAGATGAAAGAGAACTCCAGACTTCCACGATTTGACCCGAACCGGGGGGACATACGTGTCACGAGCCTCCAAGATGCAATTGCAGCTGACTCTACCTTGACCAGCTCAGAAATTGCGATCCGGCAACAGCAGATTCGCGAAGAAGCGCAAACCTTTTCCAAGACTACCTCATACACCACACGGGTTAGTAAGAGTGGGGCACGCTCCCGCCTAGTGCGAAATACGCTCGATGGCCTGTCTTTCAGTTATTCCTACTCCGATACAAAAACCCGGACACCGACACAATCCTTTCGAAATTCCTGGCGCTGGAGTACATCATTCGGCTACCGTCTGCAGATCAGAAACCCGAGAGTCCTGCGATTATTTTCCTGGCTGGAGGGAGTCCCTGTCTTGGGATTATTGAGTAATATCGGTCTCAATTACCTCCCCTCTTCACTAGATTACAGCCTGAGTGCAAACCGAGCACTTTCGTCCTCGAAGCAGCGCGCGGACCCATCTCGTCAACGCAGTTCCGACTTGCCCCTGGATGTACAATTTCCGGTTCGCGCTCAACACCAATTCTCGCATTCCCGAGACTTTAGTTTTCAATACAGTCCGTTCAGCTTCCTCGATCTGGGGATACAGTCAAGCACAGATCAAAGCTTGAATGCGATCGGAGTTGATACGCTTTATTCCGTCATTTTAATTGATTCGACCGGGGCTGAATCACAACTGGACGATACGAACCTGGCCTCGCTGATTCAGGAAGGGGTGATTGACGATTCGCAGGTAGGAGTGAGTGCTTTTGAGCTTACCCACCTTCAGCCCCGGAAATTCGGCCAGGTGTTCCGGCAGGCACTTGGAGGCAGTGTGCCCGGTGCACCCAATATTCGTCCTGAGAGCTACTCATCCCGATTCAATGCCACTTTCAGACCTCGCCTTCAACGCTATCGGGCATTGTCCTGGATACAGATTCAGGATATCGGGTACTCAACAAACTTTGATTGGTCAAATGGGTCTGTAGGCAGTAATACAGGCGCCCGAACCAGACTCACCACCACGATTCGTGGTGGACTCACCTTGCGCCCGCAAGACCTCATTCGGAAGCTTGGATTCTATCAGCGACTTGAGGAGGCGCAGCGTGCCGCTGCATCTGAGGCTCAAGCTCAGCGCCAGATAAGAGAACAGGAACGGGCAAGGCGTCGAGAAGAAAGGCGTCGGGAACTGGAGAGACGTCGGGAAGAGAGGCGACAGGAGCAGGAGCGTGAAGCAGAGCAGGAAGAGGAAGGAGTTCCAATTGCAGAGCAGGGCGAGGAAGAGGTTCCCATTACAGAACAGGACGAGGAAGAGGTTCCTATTGCAGATCCTCCCGTCAATCAACCTATCCCTGATCCTGCTGAGTTGCAGACAGAGAACCCAACCCGCACTTCCAGGATCAGATTCCCGCAGAGTTTAACTCCCAAAGCACTTACACGCCGACTACTGCTCGCGCTTACAGGTATTCAGGATCTATCCTTAACGTATAATGGCACACGCAATACCTCAGCCAATAATGTTGGGGTTCTGGACGAGCTTGGTGACGTACAGGTTCATTACAGTTTGTATGACGCCGTATTCAATGACCAGGGGCCATCACTGCGGTATCGCTTGGGACTTGACCGAACCATTACACCCGAGCAGGGACGCGTCATTGACGAGCGATTTCAGGTAACCGACGCACTCAATGATGCAGACCGGTGGGCCGGTCGAGTATCCCTGAATCTGTCCTCACAAATGCGGATTACCTTGAACTGGAGGATGGAAGAGACCCGTCGCGAAAACCTTACGTACCGGATTCTGGATAACGGACAACCGGGAGCGGACACTACACGGACCAGTGATGTTACGGTTTCCGCCTGGAGTTTTACGGCCTCCTATCAGGATTTATTTCAATCGCAACTGAATCAATACCGCTCGGATTGTGGGGCGGCATGTTCTTCGGACGGCCCCTTGCCTGACACACTGGAATCAACGGTCCTGACCAACCGTCTGGTTTATCGGGATTTCCAGTCAAGTTATCTTGTGTTTGGGTCTACGGGAAATATGCCCTTTCCACTGCCGGGTTGGAGTCTCAGTTACTCGGGAATTGCCAAATGGCCGCTGATTCGAAGAATTTTCCAGAATGCTACCCTGCGCCACAGCTACGCCAGTAGCTTTTCAGCTGATTTCAGATCAAATCTTCGTGGTGGACAACCTGATAATTTTTATCTGGGAGAGGGGCCTTTGATCGCCTTTACTATTCCACAAGAAGAAGTGGATGCAGTGCGAATCAATGAACGGTTTCAGCCATTAATCGCGGTAGATCTATCGTTCCGAGGAAATATTCAGACTAGCATCGCATGGAATAAGACCAATTCTTATTCCCTGAGTACAACCAATAATGTCGTAAATGAAAACCGAAGTAACGAGATTTCGCTTACAGCATCCTGGGCCAAGTCGGGTCTGCGGCTCCCATTCATTCGCCGGACACTCAATAACCGCATTAACTTCTCGCTCTCATTGTCCCGCATTGCCAACGATGATCGAAGTTTCTACATCCGTCGGGCTATGGAGGTCGCAGCCGTTGATCCGGAATTTAATGTATCCGACGTTCTTGAAGAGCCTTATGTCGACGTCCTGACAAGTACGTCAAGGATTCAGGCACAGCCAAAAATCGCCTACCAGTTCAGTAATGTTGTTTCCGCAGATGTCTTTGTGCAGTACGAAGACTTTATTGGCGACAGTCGAAGACTCCCCTACACCACCATCAATGGTGGCTTCAATTTGCGTGTAAACTTTTCCCATTAA
- a CDS encoding SDR family oxidoreductase, with protein sequence MTDPCSYMQDKVVVVTGAGGRLGQRLVAQFTEVGAHVVAIGNEGTEDLILDLANEDEVVDAFERIQRECKRMDVLVHAVGTWSEWPLLDTKLEDWERMMQINLTTGFLCFREAARHMVKDGGTIIGICARSGLEAAVARGGAYAASKAGLLRLVEAVAAEHPTLNTYALAPSVILYKDASGPGVHADDLVQLAIQLCSEPASALRGTALQAYGMHSS encoded by the coding sequence ATGACAGATCCCTGTTCGTATATGCAGGATAAGGTTGTAGTAGTAACAGGTGCGGGTGGCCGTTTAGGTCAGCGCTTGGTTGCACAGTTTACAGAAGTCGGTGCACATGTGGTTGCGATTGGCAATGAAGGGACCGAAGATCTAATCCTGGATCTGGCGAACGAGGACGAGGTCGTGGATGCGTTTGAGCGGATTCAGCGTGAGTGCAAGCGTATGGATGTCCTTGTCCATGCAGTTGGAACATGGAGTGAATGGCCACTTCTGGATACGAAGTTGGAAGATTGGGAGCGCATGATGCAGATCAATTTGACCACCGGCTTTTTGTGCTTCCGCGAAGCAGCCCGGCATATGGTCAAGGATGGAGGGACGATTATAGGAATCTGTGCTCGGTCCGGTCTTGAAGCTGCTGTCGCCCGGGGAGGAGCCTACGCAGCAAGTAAGGCAGGTCTGCTACGCCTTGTGGAAGCAGTTGCAGCAGAGCACCCAACACTGAACACGTATGCTCTGGCCCCGTCCGTGATTCTCTATAAGGACGCTTCTGGCCCAGGAGTCCATGCGGATGATCTAGTCCAGTTGGCCATTCAGTTATGTTCCGAGCCTGCAAGTGCGCTTCGTGGAACCGCACTGCAGGCATACGGCATGCATTCGTCATGA
- the lipB gene encoding lipoyl(octanoyl) transferase LipB — protein MQSELSIACYLGRVAYRPTWALQEAVKERLIQAKKNHTHLPHVVLLLEHPPVFTMGKSGDDRHLLAPGDAEVVYIDRGGDVTYHGPGQLVVYFLLDLDRFYRDLHRFMRNLEEVVLRTLSEYNLVGFRVSGRTGVWVGTEGFERKICAFGIHASRWVTTHGLALNVHPDLNYFSRITPCGISDRGVTSIVQELNRPCNLDEVSNFVVHHFDEVFGTKSQILHSSNAYAYLEDLTDQQNLQASLTASKKAGDPIGE, from the coding sequence TTGCAATCCGAATTATCTATAGCATGCTATCTGGGGCGTGTCGCTTACCGGCCAACATGGGCACTTCAAGAGGCCGTTAAAGAGCGTCTCATTCAAGCAAAAAAGAATCACACGCACTTACCCCATGTGGTTCTCCTGCTGGAGCACCCACCGGTTTTCACAATGGGAAAGAGTGGAGACGACCGGCATCTACTTGCGCCGGGTGATGCTGAGGTCGTATATATTGATCGTGGAGGAGATGTCACCTACCACGGTCCCGGCCAACTCGTGGTATACTTCTTATTGGATCTAGACAGGTTTTATCGTGACTTGCACCGCTTTATGCGTAACCTCGAAGAGGTTGTACTTCGTACGCTTAGCGAATATAATCTGGTCGGATTCCGTGTATCAGGACGAACGGGTGTCTGGGTCGGTACCGAGGGATTTGAGAGGAAAATCTGTGCCTTTGGCATCCATGCCAGCCGGTGGGTTACTACACACGGTCTGGCATTGAATGTGCACCCCGACCTGAACTACTTCAGCCGAATCACACCGTGCGGGATTTCAGACCGGGGAGTCACCTCGATCGTTCAGGAATTGAATCGGCCATGCAACCTTGATGAGGTATCCAATTTTGTTGTGCATCACTTTGACGAGGTGTTTGGTACGAAATCTCAGATACTCCATAGCTCCAATGCATACGCATACCTGGAGGATCTGACGGATCAACAGAACCTTCAAGCGTCCTTAAC